In Selenomonas dianae, a genomic segment contains:
- a CDS encoding DUF3329 domain-containing protein: protein MQNHTCRTALTALLIFSLMFALNYFMPLHRDDYDYSMIWHTGVHITTFADVFDSLLRHYFEHGGRMVSFFFLDALLLAGKLPFDIANALVFLLLVLLLVMHARRSIAVHERPDLIAAAFVLAWLCLPHFAEVTIWKCGATVYLWSAVFGLLSLLPYNIGLRRLCAGERRRHTWAVLPMFFVGLLGSWSIENLAVTVVLVTFGAVLYAWKRHGFLPPWMLSGALGALTGLILLVAAPGNYVRYDEQGTGKGILLHIGNQFAGQGEMMLYLLPVLLLILTAWRLYRRSLAGGEMPPAASAGKGMILLTAVLALLTVSYFTGGWVASGIREAVIGGVLTPLGFTKPKTIHLFTNVMNGFEEMAIYWCALLLCYARLKQRLGLTSAAIRAAASRVPACTVLRTYPAARYAAVLMLLGLGNNFVMLAAPTFPGRATFSSAAMFITAALALLNDPAVRAALCPRGGLLLRTAAALLVAYTAAAALLITHEMSAEDAARIAAIKAARARGETVVHFAPIRTTNRALRHVFYEDWDNGVTADGAKQYFGLTNIVVDGK, encoded by the coding sequence ATGCAGAACCATACCTGTCGTACGGCACTGACCGCACTTTTGATCTTCTCGCTGATGTTCGCGCTCAACTACTTTATGCCGCTGCACCGTGACGACTACGACTATTCGATGATCTGGCACACGGGCGTTCACATCACCACATTTGCCGATGTATTCGACTCGCTCCTGCGCCACTATTTCGAGCACGGCGGGCGCATGGTCTCCTTCTTCTTCCTCGATGCGCTGCTGCTCGCGGGCAAGCTCCCCTTTGACATTGCGAACGCGCTGGTATTCCTCCTGCTCGTCCTGCTGCTCGTGATGCACGCGCGGCGCAGCATCGCCGTCCATGAGCGCCCCGATCTCATCGCCGCCGCGTTTGTCCTCGCATGGCTCTGCCTCCCGCATTTTGCCGAGGTGACGATCTGGAAATGTGGCGCGACCGTCTACCTCTGGTCGGCAGTGTTCGGGCTGCTCAGTCTCCTGCCGTACAACATCGGTCTGCGCAGGCTCTGTGCGGGCGAACGCAGACGGCACACGTGGGCGGTGCTCCCGATGTTCTTCGTGGGGCTGCTCGGCAGCTGGTCAATCGAAAACCTCGCCGTGACCGTCGTCCTTGTCACGTTCGGTGCGGTTCTGTATGCGTGGAAACGGCACGGATTCCTCCCGCCGTGGATGCTCTCCGGCGCGCTTGGTGCGCTCACGGGGCTGATCCTGCTCGTCGCCGCGCCCGGCAACTACGTCCGCTACGATGAGCAGGGTACGGGCAAGGGAATCCTCCTGCACATCGGCAACCAGTTCGCGGGGCAGGGTGAGATGATGCTCTACCTCCTGCCCGTCCTCCTCCTCATCCTGACGGCATGGCGGCTCTATCGCCGCAGCCTCGCGGGCGGAGAAATGCCGCCTGCCGCGTCCGCAGGCAAAGGCATGATCCTCCTGACCGCCGTGCTCGCACTCCTCACCGTTTCCTATTTCACAGGCGGATGGGTCGCGTCGGGCATCCGCGAGGCCGTGATCGGCGGCGTGCTTACGCCGCTGGGGTTCACAAAACCAAAGACGATCCACCTCTTTACAAACGTGATGAATGGCTTCGAGGAAATGGCGATCTACTGGTGCGCCCTGCTGCTCTGCTACGCTCGCCTCAAGCAGCGGCTCGGGCTGACCTCTGCCGCCATCCGTGCGGCGGCATCGCGTGTCCCCGCCTGCACGGTGCTGCGCACCTATCCCGCCGCACGCTATGCGGCGGTGCTCATGCTCCTCGGTCTCGGCAACAACTTCGTCATGCTCGCCGCACCGACCTTCCCGGGGCGCGCGACGTTCAGCTCCGCCGCCATGTTCATCACGGCTGCACTGGCACTCCTCAACGACCCTGCCGTCCGCGCCGCCCTCTGCCCGCGCGGCGGACTGCTCCTCCGCACGGCGGCGGCGCTGCTCGTCGCCTACACCGCAGCAGCCGCCCTCCTCATCACGCACGAGATGAGCGCGGAGGATGCGGCGCGCATCGCCGCCATCAAGGCGGCGCGCGCACGCGGCGAAACCGTTGTGCATTTCGCTCCCATCCGAACCACGAACCGCGCCCTGCGCCATGTATTCTACGAGGACTGGGACAACGGCGTAACCGCCGACGGCGCGAAGCAGTATTTCGGACTGACGAACATTGTTGTGGATGGGAAATGA
- a CDS encoding hemolysin family protein, with protein MDSSLSDLFALILLIVCLSANAYFAQIETALTASHRGRLERLEGDGDKDAAAALALLEHPAPPLAMAQAGVTCTSLLMGLGIGLLVAPTFGRFLAKLLPGMEVFAAALVLSILVMTALTLLFGDFLPKQIALQDPEDILMRSHRSIRLLTRLTALPSAALVSVSRGILLLVGINPENRASVTEDAVKDLMEQGTEDGTFEKAEQDMVDRIFHMSDQTASALMTPRTQIAWIDLAETRAEQLRVIRAAEHDVFPVAYENLDDFRGVVYAKELLDAVLGGAELDLADYIRKPLFVPRTMEGLRVLEKFRTGAIHEAVVLDEYGGVVGFITMGDIMEEIIGSATGDAPTGTRTGAEETANWVFDGLFPIDEFKEEFGTGDLPDEDHDHFHTLGGFVTAQIGRIPKVGETCTWDAYTFEVLRMDRARVAQIRMTRTEAPPEE; from the coding sequence TTGGACAGTTCCCTATCCGATCTTTTTGCACTCATCCTGCTCATCGTCTGCCTCTCGGCGAACGCCTACTTCGCGCAGATCGAGACCGCGCTCACCGCATCCCATCGCGGACGGCTCGAACGCCTTGAGGGTGACGGCGACAAGGATGCGGCGGCGGCACTCGCCCTCCTCGAACATCCCGCGCCGCCGCTCGCCATGGCACAGGCGGGCGTCACCTGCACCAGTCTCCTCATGGGGCTTGGCATCGGTCTCCTCGTCGCGCCCACCTTCGGCAGATTTCTCGCAAAGCTCCTCCCCGGCATGGAGGTCTTTGCTGCCGCGCTCGTTCTCAGCATCCTCGTCATGACCGCGCTGACCCTGCTCTTCGGCGACTTCCTGCCCAAGCAGATCGCCCTGCAGGATCCCGAGGACATCCTCATGCGCAGCCACCGCTCGATCCGTCTGCTCACGCGCCTCACGGCACTGCCGAGCGCGGCACTCGTCTCCGTTTCACGCGGCATCCTCCTCCTCGTCGGCATCAATCCCGAGAACCGCGCCTCCGTCACGGAGGATGCCGTCAAGGATCTCATGGAGCAGGGTACGGAGGACGGCACCTTTGAAAAGGCGGAACAGGACATGGTCGACCGCATCTTTCACATGAGCGACCAGACCGCCTCCGCCCTCATGACCCCGCGCACACAGATCGCGTGGATCGACCTCGCCGAGACACGCGCCGAGCAGCTGCGCGTCATCCGTGCGGCAGAACACGACGTATTCCCCGTCGCGTACGAGAACCTCGACGATTTTCGCGGGGTCGTCTACGCAAAGGAACTCCTCGACGCCGTCTTGGGTGGCGCGGAGCTCGACCTTGCGGACTACATTCGGAAGCCGCTCTTCGTCCCGCGCACCATGGAGGGGTTGCGTGTCCTTGAGAAATTCCGCACAGGTGCGATTCACGAGGCGGTCGTCCTCGACGAGTACGGCGGTGTCGTCGGCTTCATCACCATGGGCGACATCATGGAGGAGATCATCGGCAGCGCGACAGGCGATGCCCCCACCGGCACGCGAACCGGCGCAGAGGAGACGGCGAACTGGGTCTTTGACGGCCTCTTCCCCATCGACGAGTTCAAGGAGGAGTTCGGCACAGGCGATCTGCCCGACGAGGATCACGACCACTTCCACACCCTCGGCGGCTTCGTCACCGCCCAGATTGGCCGCATCCCGAAGGTCGGCGAGACCTGCACATGGGACGCATACACCTTCGAAGTTCTGCGCATGGATCGCGCACGCGTCGCCCAGATCCGCATGACGCGAACGGAAGCACCACCCGAAGAATAA